One segment of Setaria viridis chromosome 4, Setaria_viridis_v4.0, whole genome shotgun sequence DNA contains the following:
- the LOC117854054 gene encoding amino acid transporter AVT6E, whose amino-acid sequence MSTNYSALPLTSSSIELQSNGAKSGAAANGAVLNGHAKISKQDSFLGELEDGGGGGEHDELPLIGDGPAGPPEGSSVPAAVFNLATSIIGAGIMALPATMKVLGVAVGLVSILVMGVLSEITIELLVRFSAYCRALSYGEVVHRALGRPASIVAQMCVIINNAGVLVVYLIIIGDVMSGSLKHIGVMDQLIGHGEWDNRKLLILVVLVIFLAPLCALEKIDSLSLSSAASVALAVVFVVVSCIIALIKIAEGKISMPRMGPDFSSREAMLDLLVVIPIMTNAYICHFNVQPIYNELKEKTPQNMYKVGRISTVLCVVVYALTALSGYLLFGDDTESDVLTNFDKDLGIRFSSVLNYIVRIGYVIHLVLVFPVVHFSLRQTVDSLIFGELATPSRKKTLTLTVVLLALIYLGSTMIPNIWMAFKFTGATTGLALGFMFPALVALRLDKEGSRLGHGERLLSLGLLGLSIVVSVIGVVGNVYTLKSKSD is encoded by the coding sequence ATGAGCACGAATTACTCGGCGCTCCCATTGACCTCCTCTTCCATCGAGCTCCAATCCAACGGGGCCAAatcgggcgccgccgccaatgGCGCCGTCCTCAACGGCCACGCCAAGATCTCCAAGCAAGATTCATTCTTGGGCGAgctcgaggacggcggcggcggcggggagcatGACGAGCTGCCGCTCATTGGCGACGGCCCCGCCGGGCCGCCGGAGGGGTCTAGTGTGCCCGCCGCGGTGTTCAACCTCGCGACCTCCATCATCGGGGCCGGCATTATGGCGCTCCCGGCCACCATGAAGGTgctcggcgtcgccgtcgggcTCGTCTCGATCCTGGTCATGGGGGTCCTCTCCGAGATCACCATCGAGCTGCTCGTGAGGTTCTCGGCGTACTGCCGTGCACTGTCGTACGGCGAGGTCGTGCACAGGGCGCTAGGCCGGCCAGCAAGCATCGTAGCGCAGATGTGTGTCATCATCAACAACGCCGGAGTCCTAGTGGTGTACCTGATCATCATTGGAGACGTGATGTCCGGGTCGCTGAAGCACATCGGCGTCATGGATCAGTTGATTGGCCATGGCGAGTGGGATAACCGGAAGCTGCTGATCTTGGTGGTTCTTGTGATCTTCCTTGCGCCATTGTGCGCACTTGAGAAGATTGACTCGCTGAGTTTGTCATCTGCCGCATCAGTTGCCCTTGCTGTCGTGTTTGTGGTTGTGTCTTGCATCATTGCTTTGATCAAGATCGCCGAGGGCAAGATCAGTATGCCCAGGATGGGGCCAGATTTCAGCTCACGAGAGGCGATGCTTGACTTGCTTGTCGTGATACCCATCATGACGAATGCCTACATCTGCCATTTCAATGTCCAGCCAATCTACAATGAGCTCAAGGAGAAGACACCCCAGAACATGTACAAGGTTGGGAGGATCAGTACAGTGCTATGTGTTGTGGTCTATGCCCTGACTGCTCTCTCTGGCTACCTCTTGTTTGGCGACGATACAGAGTCCGACGTTCTCACCAACTTTGACAAGGATCTTGGGATTCGATTCAGCTCGGTCCTCAACTACATTGTCAGGATTGGTTATGTCATCCACCTTGTCCTTGTGTTCCCTGTTGTCCACTTCTCGCTAAGACAGACTGTGGACTCGCTGATATTTGGGGAGTTGGCAACCCCTAGCAGGAAGAAGACGCTCACATTGACAGTGGTGCTACTGGCGCTCATCTACCTTGGCTCAACGATGATACCCAACATCTGGATGGCCTTCAAGTTCACTGGTGCGACAACAGGGTTGGCATTGGGGTTCATGTTCCCAGCCCTGGTGGCATTGAGGCTGGACAAGGAAGGGAGTCGCTTGGGGCATGGAGAGAGGCTCCTGTCACTTGGGTTGCTGGGGCTGTCCATAGTTGTCAGCGTCATTGGAGTTGTCGGAAATGTATACACCCTGAAGAGTAAGTCTGATTGA
- the LOC117854055 gene encoding protein OS-9 homolog: MGFAGRVSALLLLLFAGAVSSDQIFTASGVPFGRSSREPRFRVEFHPVDSPYQPENGQESESMANHEGKHYMCFLPVEETKTMKSILPQNATNVIIESDRRIKPKEPDELLEPLKDQCLYRHEGWWSYEFCYHGKIRQVHVEGDKVIQEYVLGEYDNDATTAYHENNTSEFADDDHRVKDISKRYHVHLYTNGTVCDLTEIPRETEVRFVCSEPTVLISSIKEISSCKYVVTIQSPMLCKNPLFHQEKRTLSIHCNELPAEEEPRVTVEDDLLPKEAPISIIPDQDELHDFTAYAT, from the exons ATGGGCTTCGCCGGCCGGGTGTccgcgctgctcctcctcctgttcGCCGGTGCGGTCTCCTCCGACCAGATCTTCACCGCCTCAG GTGTCCCATTTGGGCGGAGTTCGCGTGAGCCGAGGTTCCGCGTCGAGTTCCATCCAGTTGATTCTCCCTACCAACCG GAAAATGGCCAGGAATCGGAGTCAATGGCTAACCATGAGGGGAAACATTATATGTGCTTTCTACCAGTTGAGGAAACTAAAACCATGAAGTCAATCCTCCCACAAAATGCAACTAATGTTATAATAGAAAGTGACAGGAGAATTAAGCCAAAGGAGCCAGATGAGCTGCTTGAGCCTCTCAAGGATCAGTGTCTCTACAGG CACGAAGGTTGGTGGTCGTATGAGTTCTGTTATCATGGGAAAATCCGACAGGTTCATGTAGAAGGTGACAAG GTTATTCAAGAATATGTTCTAGGTGAATACGACAATGATGCAACTACTGCTTACCATGAAAATAACACCTCTGAATTCGCTGACGATGACCATCGCGTTAAAGATATTTCTAAGAG ATATCATGTCCACTTGTACACAAATGGGACTGTATGTGACCTCACAGAGATACCCCGGGAGACTGAG GTtagatttgtctgctcggaACCTACTGTCCTGATCAGCTCAATCAAGGAGATCTCTTCCTGCAAATATGTTGTAACAATTCAAAGCCCGATGCTTTGCAAAAACCC GTTGTTCCATCAAGAAAAACGCACCCTTTCCATCCACTGCAACGAGTTGCCTGCTGAAGAAGAACCCAGGGTCACTGTGGAGGACGACTTGCTTCCAAAAGAAGCGCCGATCTCAATCATTCCCGATCAGGATGAACTACATGATTTCACAGCTTATGCTACTTGA
- the LOC117854053 gene encoding U3 small nucleolar RNA-associated protein 21 homolog has product MGIFEPFRAIGYITAGGVPFSVQRLGSETFVTVSVGKAFHVYNCAKLNLVLAGPQLPKKIRTLASYKDYTFAAYGSDIAVFKRTDQVVTWSKHEEKVNMLYLFGEYVLSADAKGNIFIWAFKGAEPNSEPVGSISLGDKFTPTCIMHPDTYLNKVIVGSEEGPLQLWNISTKKKLYDFKGWESPVRCCVSSPALDVVAVGCSDGTVHVHNIRYDEELMSFNHQIRGAVTALSFRTDGQPLLASGGSSGVISIWNLEKRRLHSVIREAHDQSIVSLHFFANEPILMSSAADNSIKMWIFDNNDGGARLLRFRSGHSAPPRCIRFYGNGKCILSAGQDRAFRLFSVVQDQQSRELSQRHVTKRAKKLRVKEEEIKLKPVITFDCAEIRARDWCNVVTCHMDTPRAYVWRLQNFVIGEHILTPSSGTETPIKACVISACGNFTILGTEGGWIEKFNLQSGISRGSYIDTSLAMQCAHDGEVVGLACDATNGSLITAGYHGDIKVWDFKTCKLKSRLDVGKSVTKIAYHRANGILATVVDDMILVLFDTVAMKMVRRFEGHTDRITDLCFSEDGKWLISSSMDGTLRIWDISLARQIDAMHVDVSITSLSMSPNMDVLATTHVDQNGVYLWVNQSLFSTSTNIENYASGKHVRNVCLPAVSSTERSEEEQAHNSGDSNQSNVKPFIIMDDQIPNMITLSLLPRSQWQSLTNLDIIKVRNKPIEPPKKPEKAPFFLPSVPSLSGEILFEPPASSKETNSSTTENTNQKKMAELSSQFSQLLQSCGETKNYSAFTDYMKGLSPSSLDMELRLLQIIDDEESEDLEQRPELQSILSLLDYFIHELSCRNNFEFVQAVLKLFLKIHGETIRRHSILQSKVKKLLEVQSLVWQKIDKMFQSARCMVTFLSNSQF; this is encoded by the exons CCCAAGAAGATCCGGACTCTTGCGTCCTACAAGGATTATACATTTGCTGCATATGGAAGTGATATTGCAGTTTTCAAAAGGACTGATCAG GTTGTTACTTGGAGTAAACATGAAGAGAAGGTCAACATGCTATACCTGTTTGGAGAATATGTTCTGAGTGCAGATGCTAAAGGTAATATATTCATCTGGGCCTTCAAAGGAGCAGAACCAAACAGTGAGCCAGTTGGAAGCATATCATTGGGAGACAAGTTTACTCCAACCTGTATCATGCATCCTGATACTTATCTAAATAAG GTAATTGTTGGTAGTGAAGAAGGCCCCTTGCAGCTGTGGAATATCAGCACAAAGAAAAAATTGTATGATTTCAAGGGTTGGGAGTCACCAGTTCGTTGTTGTGTTTCCTCACCTGCTTTAGATGTAGTTGCTGTTGGATGTTCTGATGGGACAGTTCATGTTCATAATATACGATATGATGAAGAATTAATGTCTTTCAACCATCAGATTCGTGGTGCTGTGACTGCACTGTCATTTCGAACAG ATGGGCAACCCCTTCTAGCCTCTGGAGGCTCTTCTGGCGTTATTAGCATATGGAATCTTGAGAAGAGACGGCTGCATTCTGTGATTAGGGAGGCCCATGATCAATCTATAGTTTCGCTTCATTTTTTTGCCAATGAACCTATTCTGATGAGCTCAGCTGCTGATAATTCAATTAAA ATGTGGATATTTGACAATAATGATGGAGGTGCTCGTCTGTTACGGTTTCGAAGTGGTCACAGTGCTCCACCTAGATGCATAAG ATTCTATGGCAATGGGAAATGCATCTTATCTGCTGGTCAAGATCGTGCCTTTCGTCTTTTCTCAGTTGTCCAG GATCAACAAAGTAGAGAACTTTCTCAGCGGCATGTCACAAAAAGAGCAAAGAAGCTTAGAGTAAAG GAGGAAGAGATCAAGCTAAAACCAGTTATTACATTTGACTGTG CTGAGATACGTGCACGTGATTGGTGTAATGTTGTTACGTGCCACATGGATACTCCACGGGCATATGTATGGCGTCTTCAGAACTTTGTTATTGGTGAACATATTCTAACACCATCATCAGGCACTGAGACACCGATCAAG GCCTGTGTGATTAGTGCATGCGGTAATTTTACTATCTTGGGCACTGAAGGTGGTTGGATCGAAAAATTTAACCTTCAATCAGGGATTAGTCGTGGTAGTTACATCGACACTTCATTGGCAATGCAATGTGCGCATGATGGAGAAGTTGTTGGTTTAGCTTGCGATGCTACAAATGGCTCCCTGATTACTGCTGGATACCATGGTGATATTAAG GTGTGGGATTTTAAAACTTGCAAGCTAAAATCTAGATTGGATGTTGGTAAATCTGTAACTAAGATTGCATACCACCGGGCAAATG GTATTCTTGCAACCGTAGTAGATGATATGATACTAGTATTGTTTGATACGGTGGCCATGAAAATGGTTCGTAGATTTGAAGGACATACAGACCGTATCACTGATCTGTGCTTCAGTGAAGATGGAAAATGGCTCATCTCATCTAGTATGGATGGGACTCTTAGGATATGGGACATCAGTTTAGCGAGACAGATAGATGCGATGCATGTTGATGTATCTATAACATCTCTGTCTATGTCGCCTAATATGGACGTGTTGGCTACCACTCATGTTGATCAAAATGGCGTCTACCTCTG GGTTAATCAATCTTTGTTCTCGACCTCAACAAATATTGAAAATTATGCAAGTGGTAAACATGTCCGGAATGTTTGTTTGCCAGCTGTTTCATCAACGGAAAGATCTGAGGAAGAACAAGCTCATAATTCAGGGGACTCAAATCAGTCTAATGTTAAACCTTTTATCATAATGGATGATCAAATACCAAATATGATCACCCTTTCCTTGCTTCCAAGGAGCCAATGGCAAAGTTTGACAAATCTTGATATTATAAAG GTTCGGAATAAACCAATAGAGCCGCCTAAGAAACCTGAGAAGGCACCTTTCTTCTTACCCTCTGTTCCATCCCTTTCTGGGGAGATATTGTTTGAGCCCCCTGCCAGCAGTAAAGAAACTAACAGCAGTACCACTGAGAACACAAACCAGAAGAAGATGGCTGAACTCTCCTCTCAATTCAGTCAGCTTTTACAATCATGTGGAGAAACAAAGAACT ATTCGGCTTTCACTGACTACATGAAAGGCCTGTCACCTTCGTCTTTAGATATGGAACTACGACTGCTACAGATAATAGATGATGAAGAGTCAGAAGATCTGGAGCAGAGACCTGAGCTTCAGTCTATTTTGTCACTATTGGATTATTTCATTCATGAGCTTTCCTGCAGGAATAACTTTGAGTTTGTCCAGGCTGTTCTGAAATTATTTTTGAAG ATACATGGTGAAACAATACGGCGGCACTCAATTCTTCAGAGCAAAGTAAAGAAGCTCCTTGAGGTCCAGAGCTTAGTTTGGCAGAAGATCGACAAGATGTTTCAGAGTGCACGATGCATGGTTACATTCCTCAGCAACTCACAGTTTTAG